One part of the Methanocalculus alkaliphilus genome encodes these proteins:
- a CDS encoding Wzt carbohydrate-binding domain-containing protein, with translation MDFQQKCMDVLKRYRNEGVTIVFVSHDLGSVRRFCDRTLLLQKGEQVALGDTNEVIDRYVYGKSAEEPTGAAPEADAAPAEQVERTRWGDGKVEITGVKFYNKFGAESIRFNTFDPMTIRIFYSSKERIEDPVFGIALYSDKGEQLYGTNTELKDIIIGYINGDGHIDLLVDRIPMLAGKYQLTVAVHSHSGQPYDWLDKLYSFDIIQTGRDAGLFDVPCRWEK, from the coding sequence ATGGATTTTCAGCAGAAATGTATGGATGTACTCAAGCGTTACCGGAACGAAGGCGTCACAATCGTCTTTGTCTCCCATGATCTCGGCTCTGTCCGGCGGTTCTGTGACCGCACCCTCCTCCTCCAGAAGGGGGAGCAGGTTGCTTTAGGGGATACAAACGAAGTCATTGACCGGTATGTCTATGGAAAATCAGCTGAAGAGCCAACCGGAGCTGCACCTGAAGCCGATGCAGCACCTGCCGAACAGGTGGAGAGGACACGCTGGGGTGATGGTAAGGTCGAGATCACCGGAGTTAAATTCTACAATAAGTTTGGTGCTGAGAGTATCCGGTTCAACACCTTCGATCCGATGACGATAAGGATCTTTTATTCATCAAAAGAACGCATTGAGGATCCGGTGTTTGGAATTGCTCTATACTCTGATAAAGGAGAGCAGCTTTATGGGACGAATACAGAGCTGAAAGATATTATCATAGGGTATATCAATGGTGATGGACATATCGATCTCTTGGTAGACCGGATACCGATGCTCGCTGGAAAGTATCAGCTTACCGTTGCGGTTCACAGCCATAGTGGTCAGCCTTATGACTGGCTTGATAAACTCTATTCATTTGATATAATACAAACAGGAAGGGATGCAGGACTCTTTGATGTACCCTGTCGATGGGAGAAATAA
- a CDS encoding FkbM family methyltransferase — protein sequence MAKILELINQKIGDLISQKHENRQISEVKVDIGGKEYTIASDDDYLEHIRNCFEPEMVELFKHLAKDSTVIFDIGANIGCTAILFGELSENVYAFEPSQTTFRFLEQNIIQSGHSNIILHNIGLGSESGESTLTFAPSNRSGGFVSNQTQASTGHIVEKIVIKTLDEVVNSLQLQQIDFIKIDVEGFEEHVLRGGKQTLSNFMPLVVLELNHWCLNAFQRTSVPDFFDFLRSLFPILLAVDGSNYLDLHNESDSYTVKVIVIL from the coding sequence ATGGCGAAAATATTGGAATTAATAAACCAGAAAATTGGCGATCTCATCTCACAAAAACACGAGAATAGGCAGATAAGCGAAGTGAAAGTTGACATAGGCGGAAAGGAATATACAATCGCATCAGATGATGATTATCTTGAGCATATACGCAATTGCTTTGAGCCGGAAATGGTAGAGCTTTTTAAACATTTGGCAAAGGATAGTACAGTAATTTTTGACATAGGTGCTAATATAGGTTGTACTGCCATCCTTTTTGGAGAGTTATCGGAGAATGTATATGCATTTGAACCATCCCAAACAACGTTTCGATTCCTTGAACAAAATATCATCCAATCAGGGCATTCAAATATAATACTTCACAATATTGGACTTGGATCGGAGTCGGGAGAATCTACCCTAACATTCGCACCGTCGAATCGATCCGGTGGCTTTGTTTCGAACCAGACACAGGCGAGTACTGGCCACATCGTCGAAAAGATTGTTATTAAAACCTTAGACGAGGTTGTTAACTCACTTCAGTTACAACAGATTGACTTTATTAAAATCGATGTCGAGGGATTTGAGGAACATGTTCTTCGTGGGGGTAAGCAGACGCTTTCAAACTTTATGCCTCTGGTTGTCCTGGAATTGAATCACTGGTGTTTAAATGCATTCCAGAGGACATCGGTTCCGGATTTTTTTGATTTCCTTCGCTCACTATTCCCGATTCTGCTGGCAGTTGATGGATCGAATTACCTTGATTTACATAACGAAAGTGATAGTTATACTGTAAAAGTGATAGTTATACTGTAA
- a CDS encoding glycosyltransferase, whose translation MKIAIFHDYFGAIGGGERVAITLANILKADIITTVPDAACRLDKNVHIRSLGSPITIPPLKQLSTTWKFASADFSDEYDFFIFTGMWSHYAARFNSPNIWYCYSPERSFYDLYTNFLSRQNCLSRQAFRLWTTIHRRFDQRSVREVDQIVTISENVRKRIQQYYHRDAQVIYPPVDTSRYHCKEYGDFWLSVNRFYPEKRIDLQIEAFRSLPDKRIIIVGGYSEGDRHAGMYAEKLMKDLPPNVEILGEVTEEKLLDLYGRCRGLVCTALDEDFGLTPVEAMASGKPVVAVNEGGFRETVTPETGVLVSADAREIAEAVRQVSSEPERYREACVKRAKEFDTIVFSEKIQRVINDVS comes from the coding sequence ATGAAGATTGCGATCTTCCATGACTATTTCGGGGCGATCGGGGGAGGGGAACGGGTTGCCATCACCCTTGCCAATATTTTGAAGGCTGATATTATCACAACTGTTCCTGATGCAGCATGTAGACTGGATAAGAACGTCCATATCAGAAGTCTTGGATCTCCGATCACAATTCCCCCTTTGAAACAGCTCTCTACAACTTGGAAGTTTGCCTCAGCTGATTTCTCTGATGAGTATGATTTCTTTATTTTTACCGGGATGTGGAGTCATTATGCTGCCAGATTCAACTCTCCCAATATCTGGTACTGCTACTCGCCCGAAAGATCATTCTATGATCTCTATACAAACTTTCTTTCACGACAGAACTGTTTATCCAGACAGGCATTCCGGCTCTGGACAACCATCCATCGTAGATTTGATCAGCGTTCTGTGAGGGAGGTTGACCAGATTGTAACTATATCTGAGAATGTCAGGAAGCGGATTCAGCAGTACTATCACCGGGACGCTCAGGTAATCTATCCTCCTGTGGATACCTCCAGGTACCACTGTAAAGAGTATGGTGACTTCTGGCTCTCGGTGAACCGCTTTTATCCTGAAAAGCGCATAGATCTCCAGATCGAAGCTTTTCGCTCTCTACCTGATAAGCGGATCATCATTGTTGGAGGGTATTCTGAAGGTGATCGACATGCAGGCATGTATGCAGAGAAGTTAATGAAGGATCTTCCCCCAAATGTCGAGATCCTCGGCGAAGTCACGGAAGAGAAACTCCTCGATCTCTATGGCCGATGCCGGGGCCTGGTGTGTACCGCCCTTGACGAGGATTTCGGGCTGACCCCGGTCGAGGCGATGGCCTCCGGGAAGCCGGTTGTGGCGGTGAATGAAGGCGGCTTCCGGGAGACGGTAACCCCCGAAACAGGAGTGCTGGTTTCCGCAGATGCACGCGAGATTGCGGAGGCGGTGAGGCAGGTGTCGAGTGAGCCGGAGCGTTACCGGGAGGCATGTGTGAAGAGGGCGAAGGAGTTTGATACAATTGTCTTTTCAGAAAAAATACAGCGGGTGATAAATGATGTTTCTTAA
- a CDS encoding glycosyltransferase, with the protein MLHVAPELKHELYSYKEYRSKENQILLVHHSMGHDILDWVIQVEDEKFLIYHNITPHHFFPAGSPNHYYSQLGRKQLDLLKNVIKASICDSHINEEELIGLGYKDTTVIPLLINIDDILKKNWNQEIEVKNSYYFNVLFVGRISPNKCQHDLVIVANYLRSLFPIPFKIHLVGGYEHNDPYYQELKKSVDRYGLSEIVHLTGKVSEEDLYGYYRLADLFVSMSEHEGFGVPLIEAMVFDVPVIAYNSSNIPYTLGNSGLLLNTKNHLEIASLIEYIAQNKNIRRRIIERQRQHLRSYSLSSIIQKLITFFKNNHIHIPCYPDEFIQNMNSDSIQYQIEGPFDSSYSLAMVNREIARALNGTYPDKVTLHSTDGLGDYNPSNNPLPKDIQKMWDLGKANQDVHAVIRNLYPPRVSNMKGTINILGSYGWEESGFPGEYIDGFYAHLDGIATMSDYVTQLLISNGVSLPIITMGIGVDHCLTVKEKQYYKNLGKGFRFLHISSGFPRKGIDVLLKAYTMAFTNLDDVTLIIKTVPHYLNTVSNQVHHYRKNMKSCPNIILIDEDLDYGYIINLYKRCNAYVGPSRGEGFGLPFAEAMLFGLPVIITGYGGQLDFADKDNAWLIDYSFAYAETHIGLNDSVWVEPDAEHLATLMKEIASQSPDLIQKKTKRAKETIQEQYTWNQCARRLDQFVHALDSSESKPGDRIRLGWVSGWGTKKQVAKYSGSLLHSFDPALFHVTVFSNTPPVQPSDDQHQAIHYWNNIPNSSLDSLYSEVVSKNIDILLIHFEFGFFDIGIFGKFIDSLSEKDVAIIIIMHSTVDYNDPGNNVSLRSIGESLRKVQRIFVHCVNDLNQLKEYGIICNTALFPHGVDECPSVDIKNLKRDMDLQEKKIIASYGHILPYKGITELLYAFKIVHNQIPESHLLLISTTVSSQESLSLLEECRSLIQDLNLEAHITLITNYLEDRDSLALLSLSDVIVYPYQYAHKASSNAVRLGLASGKPVLCTPLITFNDVAPIIYYLSGTDHESIALGIISSLQKTHIHSDAQLKWIEQHQWSSLSKRLMNIIASIQKHSTMAFSHKVPLFENVK; encoded by the coding sequence GTGCTTCATGTTGCGCCAGAACTAAAGCACGAATTGTATTCATATAAAGAATACAGATCAAAAGAAAATCAGATTCTATTGGTTCATCATTCAATGGGCCACGATATCCTTGACTGGGTTATTCAGGTGGAAGATGAGAAATTTTTAATATATCATAATATTACACCTCATCATTTCTTCCCCGCGGGTTCTCCAAATCATTATTATTCACAGTTGGGAAGAAAACAACTTGATTTGTTGAAAAATGTTATTAAAGCATCCATATGCGACTCACACATTAATGAAGAGGAATTAATTGGGCTTGGTTATAAAGATACAACAGTAATCCCGCTTCTTATAAATATTGATGATATTCTGAAGAAGAATTGGAATCAGGAGATTGAAGTAAAGAACTCTTATTATTTTAATGTATTATTCGTTGGACGAATTTCCCCCAATAAATGCCAGCATGATTTGGTAATAGTTGCCAACTATCTTCGTTCACTATTTCCTATCCCTTTTAAAATCCATCTTGTTGGGGGATATGAACATAATGATCCCTATTATCAGGAACTTAAAAAGAGTGTCGATCGATATGGTCTTTCAGAGATTGTTCATCTTACTGGAAAGGTTTCGGAAGAAGATTTATATGGATATTATCGGTTAGCTGATCTCTTCGTATCCATGAGTGAACATGAAGGCTTTGGCGTCCCCCTTATTGAAGCGATGGTATTTGATGTTCCGGTCATTGCCTACAACTCCAGTAACATTCCCTATACACTTGGAAACTCAGGTTTATTATTAAATACAAAAAACCATCTTGAAATAGCCTCATTAATAGAATATATTGCACAAAATAAGAATATTCGAAGAAGAATCATTGAACGGCAACGGCAACACCTTCGGTCATACTCTCTTTCCTCTATCATCCAGAAGTTAATAACATTTTTCAAGAATAACCATATTCATATCCCTTGTTATCCTGATGAATTTATTCAAAATATGAATTCAGATTCAATTCAATACCAAATAGAAGGTCCCTTTGATAGCAGCTATAGTCTTGCCATGGTAAACAGGGAGATTGCACGAGCTTTGAACGGTACATATCCTGATAAGGTAACTCTCCATTCTACAGACGGTCTTGGGGATTATAACCCTTCAAATAATCCGCTACCAAAAGATATTCAAAAAATGTGGGATTTAGGAAAAGCAAATCAAGATGTTCATGCGGTGATCAGAAATCTCTATCCTCCGCGTGTTTCCAATATGAAAGGAACTATTAACATCTTAGGTAGTTATGGGTGGGAAGAGTCAGGTTTTCCAGGTGAATATATTGATGGTTTTTATGCACATCTTGATGGCATTGCCACAATGTCAGACTATGTCACCCAGTTATTGATCAGTAATGGTGTATCTTTACCCATAATAACCATGGGAATTGGTGTTGATCATTGTTTAACTGTGAAAGAGAAGCAATATTATAAAAATCTTGGTAAAGGCTTTCGCTTTCTCCATATATCGTCTGGATTTCCCAGAAAAGGTATTGATGTGCTTTTAAAGGCATACACGATGGCATTTACAAATCTGGATGATGTAACCCTGATTATTAAAACAGTTCCACATTATCTGAATACCGTTTCAAATCAAGTTCACCATTATAGAAAGAATATGAAAAGTTGTCCGAATATCATTTTGATCGATGAGGATCTAGACTATGGGTATATTATAAATCTTTACAAAAGATGCAATGCGTATGTTGGTCCATCCAGAGGGGAGGGCTTTGGACTCCCATTTGCAGAAGCTATGTTGTTTGGTTTACCAGTTATTATTACAGGTTATGGAGGGCAGCTTGATTTTGCTGATAAAGACAATGCATGGCTCATTGACTATTCATTTGCTTATGCAGAGACTCATATCGGGCTGAACGATTCTGTCTGGGTTGAACCGGATGCAGAACATCTGGCCACACTTATGAAGGAGATCGCTTCCCAATCTCCCGATCTCATTCAGAAAAAAACCAAACGGGCAAAGGAAACCATTCAAGAACAATATACATGGAATCAGTGTGCCAGACGACTTGATCAGTTTGTCCATGCCCTTGATTCATCTGAAAGCAAACCAGGGGACAGGATTCGGCTCGGATGGGTCTCTGGCTGGGGGACAAAAAAACAGGTTGCGAAATATTCAGGTTCTCTATTACACTCTTTCGATCCTGCCTTATTTCATGTAACCGTCTTTTCAAATACTCCCCCAGTTCAACCATCAGACGATCAACATCAAGCTATCCATTACTGGAACAATATACCCAATTCTTCCCTAGATTCATTATATTCTGAAGTTGTATCAAAAAATATTGATATTTTGTTAATACATTTTGAATTTGGCTTCTTTGATATTGGTATATTCGGAAAATTCATTGATTCTCTTTCAGAGAAAGATGTTGCTATCATCATAATAATGCATTCCACTGTAGATTATAATGATCCTGGCAACAATGTTTCACTTAGGAGTATTGGTGAATCACTGAGAAAAGTCCAGAGAATTTTTGTTCACTGTGTCAATGATTTAAATCAGCTCAAAGAATATGGAATTATTTGTAATACGGCACTTTTCCCTCATGGAGTTGATGAATGTCCATCTGTTGATATAAAGAATCTGAAGAGAGATATGGATCTGCAAGAGAAAAAAATCATAGCATCATATGGCCATATATTACCATATAAAGGTATTACCGAATTATTATATGCATTTAAAATAGTCCATAACCAGATTCCAGAATCTCATCTGTTGCTCATTAGCACTACAGTATCCAGTCAGGAATCGTTGTCATTGCTTGAGGAATGTCGATCTCTTATTCAGGATCTCAATCTTGAGGCTCACATTACACTGATAACCAATTACTTGGAAGATAGAGATTCCCTTGCACTTCTGTCACTGTCTGACGTGATTGTATATCCTTATCAGTATGCACATAAGGCATCAAGTAACGCCGTGAGACTCGGACTGGCATCCGGAAAGCCAGTCCTTTGCACACCCCTGATCACATTTAACGATGTTGCACCCATAATTTACTACCTCTCCGGAACTGATCATGAATCGATTGCACTTGGAATCATATCTTCTCTACAGAAGACGCACATACACTCTGACGCTCAATTAAAATGGATAGAGCAACACCAATGGAGTTCATTGTCAAAACGATTGATGAATATTATAGCTTCAATTCAGAAACACTCAACAATGGCCTTTTCTCATAAGGTTCCATTGTTTGAAAACGTAAAATGA
- a CDS encoding class I SAM-dependent methyltransferase, translating to MSDTPFQIHDDEINVEEIMQKIRDNIRRRKEAGLLPADPDSIQPISDPISSHTPDYSRDLSYLSGNWDIQNNSYFISSHRPHIGKYLVKGRNLVHGEVRRYVDPVIWKQTEFNRCTARTIEGLMGRLSEIDRQVHELIRSEMNDLRSNIQAEIADEVRKQVETALLAMDTDIQNKGWLAKVLEGRIASPPSPASEENTSSVSEGSGINYFVFEDRFRGTRALIKNRQNAFLPYFEGCRNVLDIGCGRGEFLELMKEQGIGARGVDLDETMVDYCRMRGLEVEQNDALTYLEQLEDASLDGIFIDQVVEHLEPGYLIRLLQLCHQKLKYGFYLVAETVNPLSFTSFANFYIDLTHVKPVHPETLRFLFDNAGFREIDVNFLSPVTDEARLQKVPVSDEIGGAMGEMERHRVEVYNRNIEMLNGILYGAQDYVVVGKK from the coding sequence ATGAGCGATACACCATTTCAGATACACGACGACGAGATAAATGTTGAAGAGATCATGCAGAAGATCCGTGATAATATCCGGCGCCGGAAAGAAGCGGGACTTCTTCCGGCTGACCCGGACTCAATACAACCTATATCAGATCCCATATCATCTCACACCCCGGATTACAGCCGGGATCTCTCGTACCTCTCCGGCAACTGGGATATCCAGAATAATAGCTATTTCATCTCTTCCCACCGCCCACATATCGGCAAATACCTGGTAAAAGGGCGGAATCTCGTACATGGCGAGGTCCGGCGATACGTCGACCCGGTGATTTGGAAGCAGACTGAGTTTAACCGATGTACTGCACGGACAATTGAGGGTCTAATGGGGCGCCTTTCAGAAATTGATCGTCAGGTACATGAACTGATCCGCTCAGAAATGAATGATCTGCGATCCAACATACAGGCTGAGATCGCCGATGAAGTAAGAAAGCAGGTCGAAACGGCTCTCCTTGCCATGGACACGGACATCCAGAACAAGGGCTGGCTTGCGAAGGTGCTTGAGGGGCGGATAGCCAGCCCCCCCTCCCCCGCATCAGAGGAGAATACCTCTTCAGTATCAGAGGGAAGTGGCATCAACTACTTCGTGTTTGAAGATCGGTTCCGGGGAACACGCGCTCTCATTAAAAACAGGCAAAATGCATTTCTTCCATACTTCGAAGGATGCAGGAATGTCCTTGACATTGGCTGCGGCCGGGGCGAGTTCCTCGAACTGATGAAAGAGCAGGGGATCGGTGCCCGTGGCGTGGATCTGGATGAGACGATGGTAGATTACTGCCGGATGCGGGGGCTTGAGGTGGAGCAGAATGACGCCCTCACCTATCTTGAGCAGTTGGAGGACGCAAGTCTTGATGGCATCTTCATCGACCAGGTTGTCGAGCATCTTGAACCGGGGTATTTGATCCGGCTACTCCAGCTCTGCCACCAGAAGTTGAAGTACGGGTTTTACCTTGTTGCCGAGACGGTGAACCCGCTCTCATTCACGTCATTTGCCAACTTCTACATCGACCTGACGCATGTCAAGCCGGTGCACCCGGAGACGCTGCGGTTCTTATTCGATAATGCCGGTTTCCGGGAGATTGATGTCAATTTCCTTTCGCCTGTCACAGACGAGGCACGGCTTCAGAAGGTTCCTGTTAGTGATGAGATTGGTGGAGCGATGGGGGAGATGGAGCGGCATCGGGTTGAGGTGTATAACAGGAATATTGAGATGCTGAATGGAATTTTGTATGGTGCCCAGGATTATGTTGTTGTGGGGAAGAAATAA
- a CDS encoding glycosyltransferase family 4 protein, translated as MMKIAYVYDAIYPYVRGGAEKRIWELATRLAARGHEIHLFGMKWWNEPDTVIQQGGVTIHGVCPAEPLYAGGRRTAGQALRFARSVYHPLLALGRTSGIDLIDCQNFPYFPCFSAHRVAKHLGIPLVITWHEVWGEYWYEYLGRRGVFGKIIEARAAALPHYPIAVSPMTARALEGLGITGDIPVIPNGINMGQITAVVPAEMEGGGPAACYGRGDGGPDIPQSDIIFTGRLIREKHVDLLIRAAALLREELPGLRLAIIGDGPERQALERLTHNLRLEGSVSFTGFLPDHDAVIAAMKASKVFVLPSTREGFGIVALEAMACGLPVVTVIHPQNAAADLVEDGVTGYRRPLSPEGLAEGIRLSLSEREQMQDALRAVAAEFEWKGILERLEGEYRGM; from the coding sequence ATGATGAAAATCGCTTATGTGTATGACGCCATCTACCCCTATGTCCGCGGCGGTGCCGAGAAGCGGATATGGGAGCTTGCCACCCGGCTCGCCGCCCGCGGCCACGAGATTCATCTCTTCGGGATGAAATGGTGGAATGAGCCGGATACGGTGATCCAGCAGGGTGGTGTTACCATCCATGGTGTCTGCCCGGCTGAGCCGCTCTATGCAGGAGGCAGGCGGACTGCCGGCCAGGCGCTCCGGTTCGCCCGCTCGGTCTATCACCCGCTCCTGGCTCTTGGCAGGACCTCAGGGATTGATCTCATCGACTGCCAGAACTTCCCGTACTTCCCCTGCTTCTCTGCACACCGTGTTGCGAAACACCTTGGGATCCCCCTTGTGATCACCTGGCACGAGGTATGGGGGGAGTACTGGTACGAGTATCTCGGGCGGCGCGGGGTCTTTGGAAAGATCATCGAAGCAAGGGCGGCCGCGCTCCCCCACTATCCGATCGCCGTCTCGCCAATGACGGCTAGGGCGCTCGAAGGGCTCGGCATCACCGGAGATATCCCTGTTATTCCAAACGGGATCAATATGGGGCAGATAACAGCAGTTGTGCCGGCTGAAATGGAAGGAGGCGGCCCTGCGGCTTGTTATGGCCGCGGGGATGGCGGCCCTGACATCCCACAATCGGATATCATCTTCACCGGCCGCCTCATCCGGGAGAAGCATGTCGATCTCCTGATCCGGGCCGCCGCCCTTCTCAGGGAGGAGCTGCCCGGCCTCCGGCTTGCCATCATCGGCGACGGACCTGAGCGGCAGGCCCTTGAGCGGCTCACCCACAACCTTAGGCTGGAAGGCAGCGTCAGCTTCACCGGCTTCCTCCCCGACCATGACGCCGTCATCGCCGCCATGAAAGCGTCAAAAGTCTTCGTCCTCCCCTCAACAAGGGAGGGCTTCGGCATTGTGGCGCTGGAGGCAATGGCCTGCGGCCTGCCCGTGGTGACGGTAATTCATCCGCAGAATGCCGCCGCAGACCTGGTGGAGGATGGGGTGACCGGGTATCGCCGTCCGCTATCGCCGGAGGGGTTGGCAGAGGGGATCCGACTGTCTCTCTCTGAACGCGAACAGATGCAGGATGCCCTCCGGGCAGTGGCGGCGGAGTTTGAATGGAAGGGGATTCTGGAGCGGCTGGAGGGGGAGTACCGGGGGATGTGA
- a CDS encoding ABC transporter permease: MMFLNHIRTLYNYRALIRALAWGEFKQRYKNSILGYFWSLLEPLLLLTVLYVVFSNLMRIEVEYYQLFLLLGIILWNFFAKATSFGLSAIVGRPGLVQKIYFPRDILVLSFCITALLMSIFESLVFILFMLYFKVAPSVTLLYVLPILLILFTLALGVSLALAALNVSYRDVQFIWAVVLSAGFFATPILYPVTIFPEGLRDIFLLNPMAHIIIEARNVIIYATPPSIGSLLYAGIVSLITLAVGYLIFAHYEPRFAEEM; this comes from the coding sequence ATGATGTTTCTTAACCACATCAGAACCCTCTATAATTATAGAGCTCTGATCCGGGCGCTTGCCTGGGGTGAGTTCAAACAGAGATATAAAAACTCCATTCTTGGATACTTCTGGTCGCTTCTTGAACCGCTTCTATTGCTTACAGTACTGTATGTAGTATTTTCAAACCTGATGCGGATAGAGGTTGAGTACTACCAGCTCTTCCTGCTCCTTGGTATCATTCTCTGGAACTTTTTTGCAAAAGCAACATCATTTGGCCTCTCTGCAATTGTTGGAAGACCCGGTCTTGTACAGAAAATTTACTTCCCACGAGATATTCTTGTACTATCTTTCTGTATAACAGCTCTCCTTATGAGCATCTTTGAGTCCCTGGTCTTCATCTTATTTATGCTCTATTTCAAGGTAGCTCCATCAGTAACACTGTTGTATGTGCTCCCAATCCTGCTTATTCTCTTCACCCTGGCTCTTGGAGTTTCGCTTGCACTGGCCGCCCTGAATGTCTCGTATCGCGATGTCCAGTTTATCTGGGCTGTGGTATTGTCCGCAGGTTTCTTTGCCACCCCTATCCTTTACCCGGTTACAATTTTTCCTGAAGGACTTCGTGATATCTTTCTTTTAAACCCAATGGCCCATATCATCATTGAGGCAAGGAATGTGATAATCTATGCAACACCTCCATCGATCGGAAGCCTTCTGTATGCAGGAATTGTCTCCCTCATTACACTTGCAGTCGGATACCTGATTTTCGCTCACTATGAACCTCGTTTTGCGGAGGAGATGTAA
- a CDS encoding GDP-mannose 4,6-dehydratase has translation MSWNNKNVLITGISGFAGSYLARHLIDQGADIFGLVRRRADGSLPNNIREKNIANSITFIEGNLEDITGMATALDISDPDVIFHLAAQSFVPRSFSHPIETAQINSIGTNNLLEAVRLKDCDPRIIFAGSSEEYGLVFSSEEQYQRMKAVHGTIYPEPTSIPEVPIKETNPLRPMSPYAVSKVYGDHLMRNYFYTYGTKAIVSRAFNHEGAGRGMMFVTSVITNQVAKLVAGEIKEITIGNVNAFRDWSHVIDTIHGYCLLAEKGLPGDVYNQGSMRTTSVLSYILLSLESAGIPVDKIETVRNSKVISEPTMRDSSAVFGVPFEKTKVDSMMLAGEIDFSAEDGGITVYSGARKIPIVFDPDRFRPAEVPILFSDTTKIQKLGFSTKFSVDDIVRDQLNYYLNEIRRT, from the coding sequence ATGAGCTGGAATAATAAGAATGTTTTAATCACCGGTATCAGCGGTTTTGCAGGGTCCTATCTCGCCCGTCACCTGATTGATCAGGGTGCAGACATCTTCGGGCTTGTCCGCCGCCGGGCAGATGGCTCCCTTCCAAATAATATCAGGGAGAAGAATATTGCAAACAGCATCACCTTCATCGAGGGAAATCTGGAGGATATAACCGGGATGGCAACTGCACTTGATATCTCTGACCCGGATGTCATCTTCCATCTTGCAGCCCAGTCTTTTGTTCCCAGGTCTTTTTCCCACCCGATAGAGACCGCCCAGATCAACTCCATCGGGACCAATAACCTTCTTGAGGCGGTCAGATTGAAAGACTGTGATCCGAGGATTATTTTTGCCGGATCTTCCGAAGAGTACGGCCTCGTCTTCAGTTCAGAGGAACAGTACCAGCGGATGAAGGCTGTCCACGGCACCATCTACCCTGAACCGACCTCGATTCCGGAGGTGCCGATCAAAGAGACGAACCCGCTCCGCCCGATGTCCCCCTACGCGGTGAGCAAAGTCTATGGCGATCACCTGATGCGGAACTACTTTTATACATATGGCACAAAAGCGATCGTCTCACGGGCATTCAACCACGAAGGAGCGGGCCGCGGTATGATGTTTGTTACATCAGTCATCACAAACCAGGTGGCAAAACTCGTTGCAGGTGAGATCAAAGAGATTACCATCGGGAATGTGAATGCCTTCCGGGACTGGTCACATGTCATTGATACGATCCACGGCTACTGCCTGTTGGCCGAGAAGGGGCTGCCTGGGGATGTCTATAACCAGGGATCCATGCGGACGACCTCGGTTCTGAGCTATATTCTTCTCAGCCTTGAATCTGCCGGAATTCCGGTGGATAAAATTGAGACGGTGCGGAATAGCAAGGTTATCAGCGAACCGACGATGCGGGATTCATCTGCTGTCTTTGGAGTGCCATTTGAGAAGACGAAGGTCGATTCGATGATGCTTGCGGGTGAGATTGACTTTTCAGCTGAAGATGGCGGTATTACAGTCTATTCCGGTGCACGGAAGATACCGATCGTCTTCGATCCGGATCGGTTCCGGCCGGCCGAGGTTCCGATCCTCTTCTCTGATACCACAAAAATACAGAAGCTTGGGTTTTCAACAAAATTCAGTGTGGATGATATCGTCCGTGATCAACTGAACTATTACCTGAACGAGATCAGGCGAACATGA